From a single Sorghum bicolor cultivar BTx623 chromosome 5, Sorghum_bicolor_NCBIv3, whole genome shotgun sequence genomic region:
- the LOC8080001 gene encoding biogenesis of lysosome-related organelles complex 1 subunit 1, producing the protein MDGAKPLAAAAGGKQELEEALLQIVHQHHRQFLRQRQQTERAKEGALRSAARVADLLVDAVDGGVQELFVNEKRIELEARALLGTIARYRRQTDQWLAATNEINSVLKEIGDFENWMKIMDFDCKSINAAIRNIHQS; encoded by the exons ATGGACGGAGCCAAGCCactagcggcggcggcgggtgggAAGCAGGAGCTGGAAGAGGCGCTTCTCCAGATCGTGCATCAGCACCACCGCCAATTCCTCCGCCAACGCCAACAAACCG AGAGAGCGAAGGAGGGCGCCCTGAGAAGCGCGGCGCGGGTCGCTGATCTGCTCGTGGACGCGGTCGATGGCGGGGTGCAGGAGCTCTTCGTCAACGAGAAGCGGATTGAGCTCGAGGCCCGCGCGCTGCTCGGCACCATCGCGCGCTACAGGCGGCAGACTGACCAGTGGCTGGCCGCCACCAACGAGATCAACTCGGTCTTGAAG GAAATTGGAGATTTCGAGAACTGGATGAAGATTATGGACTTTGACTGTAAAAGTATCAATGCAGCCATTCGCAACATTCATCAGTCATGA
- the LOC8080002 gene encoding uncharacterized protein LOC8080002 — protein sequence FIIRSFTDTYTLLCLCLAGAVWATAVGASVAYSRRRATSLRLIHARMHAQALTLAVLGGAALAHHYYGNSGSSSERQEDLDYGFYSQLPPATDADGNENERWSW from the coding sequence TTCATCATTCGTTCATTCACAGATACATACACGCTGTTGTGCTTGTGCCTTGCAGGAGCCGTGTGGGCGACGGCGGTGGGCGCGTCGGTGGCGTACAGCCGGCGCCGGGCCACGAGCCTGCGCCTCATCCACGCTAGGATGCACGCCCAGGCGCTCACACTCGCCGTCCTCGGCGGAGCCGCGCTCGCGCACCACTACTACGGCAACTCCGGCAGCAGCAGCGAGAGGCAGGAGGACCTGGACTACGGCTTCTACTCCCAGCTGCCGCCCGCCACCGACGCCGACGGCAACGAGAACGAGCGCTGGAGCTGGTAG
- the LOC8080000 gene encoding peroxidase 4, translated as MAMATTDRASSSSAAALLLLLLALAVAGTSSAQLSTGFYSYSCPGVYGAVKSVMKSAIANEKRMGASIVRLFFHDCFVQGCDASLLLDDTATFQGEKMATPNNGSVRGFEVIDAVKSAVEKVCPGVVSCADILAIAARDSVVILGGPSWDVKVGRRDSTTASFSGANNNIPPPTSGLANLTSLFAAQGLSQKDMVALSGAHTIGQARCTNFRAHIYNDTDINSAFAKTRQSGCPSTSGAGDNNLAPLDLQTPTVFENNYYKNLLSKKGLLHSDQELFNGGATDTLVQSYVGSQSTFFTDFVTGMIKMGDITPLTGSNGQIRKNCRRVN; from the exons ATGGCCATGGCCACCACTGATcgtgcatcatcatcatcagctgCTGCTCTCCTCTTGCTGCTCCTGgcgctcgccgtcgccggcACCTCGTCGGCGCAGCTGTCCACGGGCTTCTACTCCTACTCCTGCCCCGGCGTCTACGGCGCCGTCAAGTCGGTGATGAAATCCGCCATCGCCAACGAGAAGCGCATGGGCGCCTCCATCGTCCGCCTCTTCTTCCACGACTGCTTCGTCCAGGGCTGCGACGCGTCGCTGCTGCTGGACGACACGGCCACCTTCCAGGGCGAGAAGATGGCGACGCCCAACAACGGCTCCGTGCGAGGCTTCGAGGTCATCGACGCCGTCAAGTCGGCCGTCGAGAAGGTCTGCCCCGGCGTCGTCTCCTGCGCCGACATCCTCGCCATCGCCGCCAGGGACAGCGTCGTCATCCTGGGCGGGCCGAGCTGGGACGTCAAGGTCGGGCGGCGggactcgacgacggcgagcttCAGCGGCGCCAACAACAACatcccgccgccgacgtcggggCTCGCCAACCTCACCTCGCTCTTCGCCGCGCAGGGACTCTCTCAAAAGGACATGGTCGCGCTCTCTG GTGCTCACACCATTGGGCAAGCACGTTGCACCAACTTCAGAGCCCACATATACAACGACACCGACATCAACTCTGCCTTTGCAAAAACAAGGCAATCAGGTTGCCCAAGCACCTCAGGTGCAGGTGACAACAATTTGGCACCATTGGACCTTCAAACCCCTACTGTCTTTGAGAACAACTACTACAAGAACCTTCTTAGCAAGAAGGGGCTTCTACACTCTGACCAAGAGCTCTTCAATGGTGGAGCCACCGACACGCTGGTCCAATCCTATGTTGGTAGCCAGAGCACATTTTTCACAGATTTTGTGACGGGTATGATTAAGATGGGTGACATCACACCATTGACGGGCTCCAATGGCCAGATAAGAAAGAACTGCAGAAGAGTTAATTAG
- the LOC8067610 gene encoding cationic peroxidase 1 encodes MASHKPLTCSVLALFFAASLVSSQLNANFYDKSCPNALYTIQTAVRSAVARENRMGASLLRLHFHDCFVNGCDGSVLLDDTPTFTGEKTAVPNNNSLRGFDVIDSIKAQLERICPQVVSCADIVAVAARDSVVALGGPTWAVNLGRRDSLTASLDAANNDIPAPTLDLTDLTKSFSNKGLSASDMIALSGGHTIGQARCVNFRDRIYSEANIDTSLATSLKTNCPNKTGDNNISPLDASTPYVFDNFYYKNLLNKKGVLHSDQQLFNGGSADSQTTTYSSNMAKFFTDFSTAMLKMSNISPLTGSSGQIRKNCRRVN; translated from the exons ATGGCTTCCCATAAACCCCTCACTTGCAGTGTCTTGGCCTTGTTCTTTGCTGCAAGCTTAGTTTCATCTCAGCTAAATGCAAATTTCTATGACAAGTCATGCCCAAATGCATTGTACACCATCCAAACAGCGGTGAGGTCGGCTGTTGCCAGGGAGAACCGCATGGGCGCATCATTGCTCCGCCTCCACTTTCACGACTGCTTTGTTAAT GGCTGCGATGGCTCAGTGCTGCTTGATGACACCCCAACCTTCACAGGGGAGAAGACTGCTGTTCCGAACAACAATTCCCTGCGTGGATTTGACGTGATTGACAGCATCAAGGCACAGCTTGAGAGGATCTGCCCACAGGTGGTATCATGTGCTGACATCGTCGCTGTGGCAGCACGTGACTCTGTTGTTGCG CTTGGAGGACCTACTTGGGCTGTCAATCTGGGAAGGCGTGACTCATTGACAGCAAGCCTAGATGCTGCAAACAACGACATCCCAGCACCAACTCTTGACCTCACTGATCTCACCAAGTCCTTCTCAAACAAAGGACTGAGTGCATCTGACATGATTGCACTCTCAG GAGGTCACACCATTGGGCAAGCAAGATGTGTCAACTTCCGCGACCGCATATACAGTGAAGCTAACATCGACACGTCCCTTGCGACATCACTGAAAACAAACTGTCCCAACAAGACTGGTGACAATAACATTTCACCCCTTGACGCCTCGACACCCTATGTATTTGACAATTTCTACTACAAGAACTTACTGAACAAGAAGGGTGTTCTGCATTCTGACCAGCAACTGTTCAATGGAGGTTCAGCAGACTCCCAGACTACGACCTACTCTTCAAACATGGCAAAATTCTTCACTGATTTCAGCACGGCAATGTTGAAGATGAGCAACATTAGTCCCCTAACTGGATCCAGTGGACAGATAAGGAAAAACTGCAGGAGGGTAAACTAG